A stretch of Pseudomonas sp. LS.1a DNA encodes these proteins:
- a CDS encoding efflux RND transporter periplasmic adaptor subunit, with the protein MSTTLPPRLRPLALLAFLSLSLAGCDDSAEQDEQAPTPQVRVETLQLQPLAISSELSGRILAPRTAEVRARVAGVVLKRVYREGSDVKQGDVLFLIDPAPFKADHDSARATLAKAEATLYQARLQEQRYRELVDDKAVSRQEYDNAKASYLQADAAVAEAKAALERARLNLGYATVTAPISGRIGRAQVTEGALVGQNETTPLATIQQLDPIHADVTQSTRELNALRRALRAGELQQVGDGQARATLIQDDGSTYPLPGKLLFSDISVDPSTNQITLRSEFPNPDLDLLPGSYVRVRLEQAVQPKGLSVPQRAILRDSAGVPKVLVVDPQARVSDRQVVLGSAQGDRWIVSEGLAPGEQVVVEGLQHVKAGDQVQVDNASGAPPIAQHTGQ; encoded by the coding sequence ATGTCTACTACCCTCCCCCCACGCCTGCGCCCATTGGCGCTTCTGGCGTTTCTGAGCCTGTCCCTGGCCGGCTGCGACGACAGCGCCGAACAGGATGAGCAAGCCCCCACCCCGCAAGTGCGGGTGGAAACCCTGCAACTGCAGCCACTGGCCATCAGCAGTGAGCTGAGCGGTCGCATCCTCGCGCCGCGCACCGCCGAAGTGCGCGCGCGGGTCGCGGGCGTGGTGCTCAAGCGGGTATACCGCGAAGGCAGCGACGTCAAGCAGGGCGATGTGCTGTTCCTGATCGACCCGGCACCGTTCAAGGCCGACCATGACAGTGCCCGCGCCACCCTGGCCAAGGCCGAGGCCACCCTGTACCAGGCGCGCCTGCAAGAGCAGCGCTACCGCGAGCTGGTCGACGACAAGGCCGTCAGCCGCCAGGAATACGACAACGCCAAGGCCAGCTACCTGCAGGCCGATGCCGCAGTGGCCGAGGCCAAGGCCGCCCTGGAGCGCGCCCGCCTCAACCTCGGCTACGCCACCGTGACCGCGCCGATTTCCGGCCGTATCGGCCGCGCCCAGGTCACCGAAGGTGCGCTGGTCGGGCAGAACGAGACCACGCCGCTGGCGACCATCCAGCAACTGGACCCGATCCACGCCGATGTCACCCAGTCGACTCGCGAACTCAACGCCCTGCGCCGCGCCTTGCGTGCAGGCGAGCTGCAGCAGGTCGGTGACGGCCAGGCCCGTGCCACGCTGATCCAGGACGACGGCAGCACCTACCCGCTGCCGGGCAAGCTGCTGTTCTCCGACATCAGCGTCGACCCCAGCACCAACCAGATCACCCTGCGCAGCGAGTTCCCCAACCCGGACCTCGACCTGCTGCCCGGCAGCTACGTGCGCGTGCGCCTGGAGCAGGCTGTTCAGCCCAAGGGCCTGAGCGTGCCGCAGCGCGCCATCCTGCGCGACAGCGCCGGCGTGCCCAAGGTGCTGGTGGTCGACCCGCAGGCCCGGGTCAGCGACCGCCAGGTCGTACTGGGCAGCGCCCAGGGCGACCGCTGGATCGTCAGCGAAGGCCTGGCCCCCGGCGAGCAGGTAGTGGTCGAGGGCCTGCAACACGTCAAGGCCGGTGACCAGGTGCAGGTCGACAACGCATCAGGGGCACCGCCCATCGCACAGCACACTGGCCAGTGA
- a CDS encoding DUF4434 family protein, translated as MRTFLALCLLALCLPASADQRLFYQPLNRDANVTPAQWQQLWHATVAQGGKTLIVQWSAYGDSDFGGAQGWLANSLRSARAQGLQLVLGLYMDPAYYQRLDELDGEGLNSYWKAQLGRSLSQYQQLRQGWQLPVDGWYLPMELDDHHFREAERRDALHSQLQAFNRQLDKPLHISAFSAGKLSPRVNAAWLDQLAGLGLTVWWQDGAGTRRLPVLVSQGYEQALPCRVGVVREAFRQVSKPGQAFRAEPAQPKTGGGCHAEAVFDLRYRPWARGVLPTN; from the coding sequence ATGCGTACGTTCCTGGCCCTCTGCCTGCTTGCTCTGTGCCTGCCGGCCAGCGCCGATCAGCGCCTGTTCTACCAACCCCTCAACCGCGATGCCAATGTCACCCCCGCCCAGTGGCAGCAACTGTGGCACGCCACCGTGGCCCAGGGCGGCAAGACCTTGATCGTGCAATGGAGCGCCTATGGCGACAGCGATTTCGGCGGCGCCCAGGGCTGGCTGGCCAACAGCCTGCGCAGCGCGCGTGCCCAGGGGCTGCAACTGGTGCTGGGGCTGTACATGGACCCGGCCTACTACCAGCGCCTCGACGAGCTGGATGGCGAAGGCCTGAACAGCTACTGGAAAGCGCAGCTGGGGCGCTCGCTCAGCCAGTACCAGCAACTGCGCCAGGGGTGGCAGTTGCCGGTGGACGGCTGGTACCTGCCCATGGAGCTGGACGACCATCATTTTCGCGAGGCCGAACGCCGTGATGCCCTGCACAGCCAGTTGCAGGCCTTCAACCGGCAGCTGGACAAGCCATTGCACATCAGTGCCTTCAGCGCCGGCAAACTGTCGCCGCGAGTCAATGCCGCCTGGCTGGATCAACTGGCCGGGCTGGGCTTGACTGTGTGGTGGCAGGATGGCGCCGGGACCAGGCGCCTGCCCGTGCTGGTAAGTCAGGGTTACGAACAGGCCTTGCCGTGCCGGGTGGGCGTGGTACGCGAGGCGTTCCGCCAGGTGAGCAAGCCAGGGCAGGCGTTCAGGGCTGAGCCGGCCCAGCCAAAGACGGGTGGCGGGTGCCATGCCGAGGCGGTGTTCGACCTGCGTTACCGGCCATGGGCCCGGGGTGTTCTGCCCACCAATTGA
- a CDS encoding phage receptor codes for MKPRFSLTFTGLLLCSAALPASASAPMTDFQRFTSYPFMERSYREAKKDNWAEVERLTRHVLGRVPNNDEARTLLVEALAHQRRYKEAEALAEQLDGSPEYANALLELRLTWIEQDPPPASQVEQWLATSDGTNRVRLWQAYSLSLAKFGGAAKALDWLNQLPPQRDGQVLRLARANFAEQLRNWKETIEQLQPLADQGQLPAQDWQRLANAYIQQVDEKGLNALLPSAPSPEAANQARLAMANRAIAVGQNQQAQRWLQALPAAQLNQPEQRQQLWELAREGHDAPLVQRLSNQLQRPCLETVDWLSRRDPELAREQFKGCTASTDPRAYAVLRQRLYGDPPQPPQPRTAAEWEQRYRQSGDLAALEQATFLLTQQGHGERARQLLEQAYDRHQGRLAPSLLQRLGNLYARNDGPLDSRRMLSLIPRVDAGTRAQLLGRLAEAGQCDAVRQAVPATPSEPGQYRALGRCAMPDQPGEAVVYYQAAERLGDSGNRLPLAYALEAAGDSEAALPIWRSLPDSAWTDNARLTAARGALNAGDAQAARRYWDAAAHNGADDWALGAAIAQRQGDYQAALGFQRQALAHNPRADHYYAASSTALLAGDSAQSSAWLAEAVRLAPDQPRYRADYGMRLAGSTDKVQRRQSIPYLERATHDFPEDYRLGETLALRYDEAEDSASARRELRRILDVEQDLVDGDDEYGSLEARKYRQRRAHESLSRRDTITLASTWSPAGTSTNDKFLDNGQRSGTSRRAQSQNVQLAMWDHALGEEPSRNGSTLSVYGRVLFGGQSRTDYAQSMGTGVGLRYKPLGQANLNLYAELYHQRQIDEEHYRGLSLGQLLSPAKVGGNWGDLRHHAESSNDLLLRATASFLDQGDWRNDWRVDEDDWNERFLYLDAAWWTRAGDHAWLSRYQQGHAWKLPGSSPQTIMPYGFVEFSSQDPSNDWRQDTRAGVGVRWQWWFDDDRYNAYRGSLKVRAEYQQSLGGNLYERANGVLVGAEMTF; via the coding sequence ATGAAGCCGCGCTTTTCCCTCACCTTCACTGGCCTGTTGCTATGCTCCGCCGCCCTGCCCGCCTCGGCTTCGGCGCCGATGACCGACTTCCAGCGGTTCACCAGCTACCCGTTCATGGAGCGCAGCTACCGCGAAGCGAAGAAGGACAACTGGGCCGAGGTCGAACGCCTGACCCGCCACGTGCTGGGCCGGGTACCGAACAACGACGAAGCCCGCACGCTGCTGGTGGAGGCCCTGGCTCACCAGCGCCGCTACAAGGAGGCCGAAGCCCTGGCCGAACAGCTGGACGGCAGCCCCGAATACGCCAACGCCCTGCTTGAACTGCGCCTGACCTGGATCGAACAGGACCCGCCGCCGGCCAGCCAGGTGGAACAATGGCTGGCCACCAGCGATGGCACCAATCGGGTGCGCCTGTGGCAGGCCTACAGCCTGAGCCTGGCGAAATTCGGTGGCGCCGCCAAGGCGCTGGACTGGCTCAACCAGTTGCCACCACAGAGGGACGGCCAGGTGCTGCGCCTGGCCCGGGCCAACTTCGCCGAACAACTGCGCAACTGGAAGGAAACCATCGAACAGCTGCAGCCGCTGGCCGACCAAGGCCAGTTGCCCGCGCAGGACTGGCAGCGCCTGGCCAATGCCTATATCCAGCAGGTGGATGAAAAAGGGCTGAACGCGCTGCTGCCCAGCGCCCCTTCCCCTGAAGCAGCCAACCAGGCCCGCCTGGCCATGGCCAACCGCGCCATCGCTGTCGGCCAGAACCAGCAGGCCCAGCGTTGGCTGCAAGCACTGCCGGCCGCGCAGCTGAACCAGCCAGAGCAGCGCCAGCAACTGTGGGAGCTGGCCCGCGAAGGCCACGACGCCCCCTTGGTACAGCGCCTGAGCAACCAACTGCAACGCCCCTGCCTGGAAACCGTCGACTGGCTGTCGCGCCGCGACCCGGAGCTGGCGCGCGAGCAGTTCAAGGGCTGCACCGCCAGCACCGACCCAAGGGCCTACGCCGTGCTCAGGCAACGCCTGTACGGCGACCCGCCACAGCCCCCTCAACCACGCACCGCCGCCGAATGGGAGCAACGCTATCGGCAGAGCGGCGACCTGGCCGCGCTGGAGCAGGCCACCTTCCTGCTGACGCAACAGGGCCACGGCGAACGCGCCCGGCAACTGCTGGAGCAAGCCTACGACCGTCACCAGGGCCGCCTTGCGCCGTCACTGCTGCAGCGCCTGGGCAACCTGTATGCGCGTAACGACGGGCCGCTGGACAGCCGCCGCATGCTCAGCCTGATCCCTCGGGTCGACGCCGGTACTCGTGCCCAGCTGCTCGGCCGCCTGGCCGAGGCTGGCCAGTGCGATGCCGTGCGCCAGGCCGTACCGGCTACCCCGAGCGAACCTGGCCAGTACCGCGCCCTGGGCCGCTGCGCCATGCCCGACCAGCCCGGCGAAGCGGTGGTCTACTACCAGGCCGCCGAGCGCCTGGGCGACAGCGGCAACCGCCTGCCACTGGCGTACGCCCTCGAGGCAGCCGGGGATTCCGAGGCCGCCCTGCCCATCTGGCGCAGCCTGCCCGACAGCGCCTGGACCGACAACGCCCGCCTCACCGCCGCCCGTGGCGCGCTGAACGCTGGCGACGCGCAAGCGGCCCGGCGCTATTGGGACGCTGCCGCGCACAATGGCGCCGACGACTGGGCCCTGGGTGCCGCCATCGCCCAGCGCCAGGGCGATTACCAGGCCGCGCTGGGCTTCCAGCGCCAGGCCCTGGCGCACAACCCGCGGGCTGACCACTACTACGCCGCCTCCAGCACCGCGCTACTGGCCGGCGACAGTGCCCAGAGCAGCGCCTGGCTGGCCGAAGCCGTGCGCCTGGCACCCGACCAGCCACGCTACCGCGCCGACTACGGCATGCGCCTGGCCGGCTCGACGGACAAGGTCCAGCGCCGCCAGTCGATCCCCTACCTGGAACGCGCCACCCACGACTTCCCCGAGGACTACCGCCTTGGCGAAACGCTGGCCCTGCGCTATGACGAAGCCGAAGACAGCGCTTCGGCGCGCCGGGAACTGCGCCGCATCCTCGATGTGGAGCAGGACCTGGTCGACGGCGACGACGAATACGGCAGCCTGGAGGCCCGCAAGTATCGCCAGCGCCGCGCCCACGAAAGCCTGTCGCGACGCGACACCATCACCCTGGCCAGCACCTGGTCGCCGGCCGGCACCTCGACCAACGACAAGTTCCTCGACAATGGCCAGCGCAGCGGCACTTCGCGCCGCGCGCAATCGCAGAACGTGCAACTGGCCATGTGGGACCACGCCCTGGGCGAAGAGCCCAGCCGCAACGGCAGCACCCTGTCGGTGTATGGCCGGGTGCTGTTCGGTGGGCAAAGCCGCACCGACTATGCGCAAAGCATGGGTACCGGCGTCGGCCTGCGCTACAAGCCACTCGGCCAGGCCAACCTCAACCTGTATGCCGAGCTGTACCACCAGCGACAGATCGACGAAGAGCACTACCGCGGCCTGAGCCTGGGCCAGCTGCTGAGCCCGGCCAAGGTCGGTGGCAACTGGGGCGATTTGCGTCACCACGCCGAATCGAGCAACGACCTGCTGTTGCGTGCCACCGCCTCGTTTCTCGACCAGGGCGACTGGCGCAACGACTGGCGCGTCGATGAAGACGACTGGAACGAGCGCTTCCTCTACCTCGACGCCGCCTGGTGGACCCGTGCCGGCGACCACGCCTGGCTGTCGCGCTACCAACAGGGCCACGCCTGGAAGCTGCCGGGCAGCTCACCGCAAACCATCATGCCCTATGGCTTTGTCGAGTTTTCCAGCCAGGACCCGAGCAACGACTGGCGCCAGGACACCAGGGCCGGGGTTGGTGTGCGCTGGCAATGGTGGTTCGATGACGATCGCTACAACGCCTACCGCGGTTCGCTGAAAGTGCGTGCCGAGTACCAGCAATCGCTGGGCGGCAATCTATACGAGCGCGCCAACGGCGTGCTGGTCGGTGCGGAGATGACCTTCTGA
- a CDS encoding ATP-binding protein: MLKILVRLYLVIIVAYAGALLFIPDTIVGLFQDRFMAYNLDQAKGVQSLIVRQFRQAPREQWPAVEQELASDFAPLELQLLRMDQADLSEDEQARLEHGLYAVRIAEWGYYETVLAPLDKEWLVRLHSPPDPLDINVLSWGVTVLIGAAMLGCLLLWVWPHWRDLERLKETARRLGQGQMAERTHISPHSNIGELAGVFDTMASDLERHVNQQRELLNAVSHELRTPLTRLDFGLVLLFDEVPPASRKRLLGLVGHVRELDELVLELLSYSRLYNADQARERVEVSLLELVDSVLGGFAEELDGRGIQWEVRAEGDLPRFVLDPRLTARAVQNLVRNAMRYCDESLLLRLRLEEDGACLVTVEDDGIGIPVEERERIFQPFYRLDRSRDRNTGGFGLGLAISRRAIEGQGGTLTVAQSALGGAQFRIRLPAG; the protein is encoded by the coding sequence ATGCTGAAGATACTGGTGCGGCTGTACCTGGTGATCATCGTCGCCTATGCCGGTGCGCTGTTGTTCATCCCTGACACCATCGTCGGCCTGTTCCAGGACCGCTTCATGGCTTACAACCTGGACCAGGCCAAGGGCGTGCAGTCGTTGATCGTGCGCCAGTTCCGCCAGGCCCCGCGCGAGCAGTGGCCGGCAGTGGAGCAGGAGCTGGCCAGTGATTTCGCGCCGCTGGAACTGCAGCTGCTGCGCATGGACCAGGCCGACTTGAGCGAGGATGAGCAGGCGCGCCTGGAGCACGGCCTGTACGCCGTGCGCATTGCCGAATGGGGTTATTACGAGACGGTGCTGGCGCCGCTGGACAAGGAATGGCTGGTGCGCCTGCACTCACCGCCAGACCCGCTGGACATCAACGTGCTGTCGTGGGGCGTGACCGTACTGATCGGTGCGGCCATGCTCGGCTGCCTGCTGCTGTGGGTATGGCCGCACTGGCGCGACCTGGAGCGCCTCAAGGAAACCGCCCGGCGCCTGGGCCAGGGGCAGATGGCCGAGCGTACGCACATTTCACCGCACTCCAACATCGGTGAGCTGGCCGGGGTGTTCGACACCATGGCCAGTGACCTGGAGCGCCACGTCAACCAGCAGCGCGAGCTGCTCAATGCAGTGTCGCACGAGCTGCGCACGCCGCTGACCCGGCTGGATTTCGGCCTGGTGCTGCTGTTCGACGAAGTGCCGCCGGCCAGCCGCAAACGCCTGCTGGGGCTGGTGGGGCATGTGCGGGAGCTGGATGAGCTGGTGCTGGAGCTGTTGTCCTACAGCCGGCTGTACAACGCCGACCAGGCCCGCGAGCGGGTCGAGGTGTCGTTGCTGGAGCTGGTCGACAGCGTGCTCGGTGGCTTTGCCGAGGAACTCGATGGCCGGGGTATCCAGTGGGAGGTGCGGGCCGAGGGTGATTTGCCGCGTTTTGTGCTGGACCCGCGGCTGACGGCACGGGCGGTGCAGAACCTGGTGCGCAATGCCATGCGTTACTGCGACGAGAGCCTGTTGCTGCGCTTGCGCCTGGAAGAGGATGGTGCCTGCCTGGTGACGGTCGAGGATGACGGGATTGGTATTCCGGTGGAGGAGCGCGAACGGATTTTCCAGCCGTTCTACCGCCTGGACCGTAGCCGCGACCGCAATACCGGCGGGTTTGGCTTGGGGTTGGCGATCAGCCGGCGGGCGATCGAGGGGCAAGGCGGCACCTTGACCGTGGCGCAGTCGGCGCTGGGTGGGGCACAGTTCCGGATTCGCTTGCCTGCCGGGTGA
- a CDS encoding GGDEF domain-containing protein produces the protein MFKTIEAHVRKQVAPAALRAEFRQHEFEAMRPFCLLVFCVSILIWLVFDLIVSFLGGQGFTWLSYLFITLLISLTVVLRFTRRSHHFDVLNLLFIATITVGMRLVIDGIPVTLRPVWLVLGVSTVLYAVSVLPVRRWSFFCAMAITWLVLNPFYHTRIEADALEGAMLFSYAVFLSGLVIYSYLQMRKAKLHNFYLSKVLLEQAYVDALTEIPNRRSFMAQAGRQLRLATAEQYLAMIDIDNFKRVNDRFGHDVGDEVLKRVALHIKVSMAGYEFARLGGEEFAIFFHGLDQQGAEQRVAALCQRVREDVGEHPVTISIGLARVDQGDSLTTALVRADQALYEAKHSGKDRFVLWSSQLAEQG, from the coding sequence ATGTTCAAGACCATCGAAGCCCACGTTCGCAAACAGGTCGCCCCCGCCGCCCTGCGCGCCGAATTCCGCCAGCACGAATTCGAAGCCATGCGCCCGTTCTGCCTGCTGGTGTTCTGCGTCAGCATCCTGATCTGGCTGGTGTTCGACCTGATCGTCAGCTTCCTCGGCGGCCAGGGTTTCACCTGGCTGTCCTATCTGTTCATCACCCTGCTCATCAGCCTCACCGTGGTGTTGCGCTTTACCCGTCGCAGCCATCACTTCGACGTGCTCAACCTGCTGTTCATCGCCACCATCACTGTGGGCATGCGCCTGGTGATCGATGGCATCCCGGTGACCCTGCGCCCGGTGTGGCTGGTACTCGGGGTCTCCACCGTGCTGTATGCGGTGTCGGTGCTCCCGGTTCGGCGCTGGTCGTTCTTCTGTGCCATGGCCATCACCTGGTTGGTGCTTAACCCGTTCTACCACACCCGTATCGAAGCGGACGCGCTCGAAGGCGCCATGCTGTTCAGCTACGCGGTGTTCCTCAGCGGCCTGGTCATCTACAGCTACCTGCAGATGCGCAAGGCCAAGCTGCACAACTTCTATCTGTCCAAGGTGCTGCTGGAACAGGCCTATGTCGACGCCCTGACCGAAATCCCCAACCGCCGCTCGTTCATGGCCCAGGCGGGCCGACAGCTGCGCCTGGCAACGGCCGAGCAGTACCTGGCGATGATCGACATCGACAACTTCAAACGGGTAAATGATCGTTTCGGCCATGACGTGGGCGATGAAGTGCTCAAGCGCGTGGCCCTGCATATCAAAGTGAGCATGGCCGGTTACGAGTTTGCCCGACTGGGCGGTGAGGAGTTCGCGATCTTTTTCCACGGGCTGGACCAGCAAGGCGCCGAGCAACGGGTGGCGGCGTTGTGCCAACGGGTGCGCGAGGACGTTGGCGAGCACCCGGTGACTATCAGCATCGGCCTGGCCCGGGTGGACCAGGGCGACAGCCTGACAACGGCGCTGGTGCGCGCCGACCAGGCGCTGTACGAGGCCAAGCACAGTGGCAAGGACCGCTTTGTGCTGTGGTCCAGCCAGCTGGCAGAGCAGGGTTAG
- a CDS encoding response regulator transcription factor: MPNIFLVEDDSALSELIASYLQRNDFHVQVIARGDHVLDEYRRQKPDLVILDLMLPGIDGLQLCRLLRQESQGLPILMLTARDDSHDQVLGLEMGADDYVTKPCEPRVLLARVRTLLRRSSVNEPRLDNDLILIGGLRIDLAERTVSWRGEEVELSSGEYNLLVVLARNAGEVLNRDRILQQLRGIEFNGTDRSVDVAISKLRRKFDDNAGEARKIKTVWGKGYLFSRVEWEC, translated from the coding sequence ATGCCGAATATTTTCCTGGTCGAAGACGACAGCGCCCTGTCCGAGCTGATCGCCAGTTACCTGCAACGCAACGACTTCCATGTTCAGGTGATCGCCCGTGGCGATCATGTGCTGGACGAGTATCGTCGGCAAAAGCCTGACCTGGTCATCCTCGACCTGATGCTGCCGGGCATCGATGGCTTGCAGCTGTGCCGCCTGCTGCGCCAGGAGTCGCAGGGCCTGCCGATCCTGATGCTGACCGCCCGCGATGACAGCCACGACCAGGTCCTGGGCCTGGAAATGGGCGCTGACGACTACGTGACCAAGCCCTGCGAGCCGCGTGTGCTGCTGGCCCGCGTGCGCACCCTGCTGCGCCGCAGCAGCGTCAACGAGCCGCGCCTGGACAACGACCTGATCCTGATCGGTGGCCTGCGCATCGACCTGGCCGAGCGCACCGTGAGCTGGCGCGGCGAAGAGGTGGAGCTGTCCAGCGGCGAGTACAACCTGCTGGTGGTACTGGCGCGCAATGCTGGCGAAGTGCTGAACCGCGACCGCATCCTGCAGCAGCTGCGTGGTATCGAGTTCAACGGCACTGACCGCTCGGTGGATGTAGCCATCTCCAAGCTGCGGCGCAAGTTCGACGATAACGCCGGCGAAGCGCGCAAGATCAAGACCGTGTGGGGCAAGGGCTACCTGTTCAGCCGCGTCGAGTGGGAGTGCTGA
- the nfrB gene encoding cyclic di-3',5'-guanylate-activated glycosyltransferase NfrB codes for MSLAFIDFLTYVLFGLKILAIVLASLMFLLGLDDLFIDLCYWGRKLIRRFRIYDKYEKADEKRLYEVPEKPLAIMVPAWNEVGVVGEMARLAASTIDYENYQIFVGTYPNDPQTQADVDAVCLHYPNVHKVVCARPGPTSKADCLNNIIDALLRFQQDAGIEFAGFILHDAEDVISPMELRLFNYLLPNKDMIQIPVYPYAPEWKGFTAGHYVDEFAENHGKDVIVREALTGQVPSAGVGTCFSRRAISALLEDGDGIAFDVQSLTEDYDIGFRLKQKGMKCIFARYSITDPALTLKQEWRPGMSREFAQVICVREHFPRDWQHAIRQKSRWIVGIVFQGTSNLGWSRKGALNYFLWRDRRGLFAYLLSFLVNLLLLVLLAMWLVTVIAPESWRFMSILSDSWLLTTLLWLNGLMLFNRLFQRAWFVTRFYGIGEGLLSAPRMMWSNFVNFFANLRALRQVMEMGDSRRVAWDKTTHEFPAIAAPARTPLGQRLVAKGLISDEQLQQAITSPVRRRLGRELLLRGWLNSEQLVATLAEQLDLPWAPLNPFKLDPQLIAKLPRKLATHYGVLPVAEDGDTLLLASESPVSQVSLGVISRHLKRPVSARLAPQGRVTLGLRYHYPSPWQKPETREMLAILARHQDDEALLERVSHHQVMLGALLQVRGMVPVTLFNQALIDFDPEHQSLGEHLIARGIITEQVLQQALTEQASEQQAAFDLTREVA; via the coding sequence ATGAGCCTGGCATTCATCGATTTTCTCACCTACGTGCTGTTCGGCCTGAAGATCCTCGCGATCGTCCTGGCCTCGCTGATGTTCCTGCTGGGCCTGGATGACCTGTTCATCGACCTGTGCTACTGGGGTCGCAAGCTTATCCGGCGTTTTCGCATCTACGACAAGTACGAGAAAGCCGACGAAAAACGCCTGTACGAGGTACCGGAGAAGCCTCTGGCCATCATGGTCCCAGCCTGGAACGAAGTGGGCGTGGTCGGTGAGATGGCGCGCCTGGCTGCCTCGACCATCGACTACGAGAACTACCAGATCTTCGTCGGTACCTACCCCAACGACCCGCAAACCCAGGCCGATGTCGACGCGGTGTGCCTGCACTACCCCAACGTGCACAAGGTGGTCTGCGCCCGCCCCGGCCCTACCAGCAAGGCCGACTGCCTGAACAACATCATCGACGCGCTGCTGCGCTTCCAGCAGGACGCCGGCATCGAGTTCGCCGGCTTCATCCTGCACGACGCCGAAGATGTGATCTCGCCCATGGAACTGCGCCTGTTCAACTACCTGTTGCCGAACAAGGACATGATCCAGATCCCCGTGTACCCCTATGCACCGGAATGGAAAGGTTTCACCGCCGGCCACTATGTCGACGAGTTCGCCGAAAACCACGGCAAGGACGTGATCGTGCGCGAGGCACTGACCGGCCAGGTGCCCAGCGCCGGGGTCGGCACCTGCTTCAGCCGCCGCGCCATCAGTGCGCTGCTCGAGGACGGCGACGGCATCGCCTTCGACGTGCAGAGCCTCACCGAAGACTACGACATCGGTTTTCGCCTGAAGCAAAAGGGCATGAAGTGCATTTTTGCCCGCTATTCCATCACCGACCCGGCGCTGACCCTGAAGCAGGAATGGCGCCCGGGCATGAGCCGTGAATTCGCCCAGGTGATCTGCGTGCGCGAGCACTTCCCGCGCGACTGGCAGCATGCCATACGGCAGAAGTCGCGGTGGATTGTCGGCATCGTCTTCCAGGGCACCAGCAACCTGGGCTGGAGCCGCAAGGGCGCGCTCAACTACTTCCTCTGGCGTGACCGCCGCGGCCTGTTCGCCTACCTGCTGAGTTTCCTGGTCAACCTGTTGCTGCTGGTGTTGCTGGCCATGTGGCTGGTCACGGTGATTGCGCCAGAGTCGTGGCGCTTCATGTCGATCCTCAGCGACAGCTGGCTGCTGACCACTTTGCTGTGGCTGAACGGGCTGATGCTGTTCAACCGCCTGTTCCAGCGCGCCTGGTTCGTCACCCGCTTCTATGGCATCGGCGAAGGCTTGCTGTCGGCGCCGCGGATGATGTGGAGCAACTTCGTCAACTTCTTCGCCAACCTGCGTGCCCTGCGCCAGGTGATGGAAATGGGCGACTCGCGGCGTGTGGCCTGGGACAAGACCACCCACGAATTCCCCGCCATCGCCGCCCCCGCTCGCACGCCGCTGGGCCAGCGCCTGGTGGCCAAGGGTCTGATCAGCGACGAACAGCTGCAACAGGCGATCACCAGCCCGGTACGCCGGCGCCTGGGCCGCGAGCTGCTGCTGCGCGGCTGGCTGAACAGCGAACAGTTGGTGGCCACCCTGGCCGAGCAACTGGACCTGCCCTGGGCACCGCTCAACCCGTTCAAGCTCGACCCGCAACTGATCGCCAAACTGCCGCGCAAGCTGGCGACGCACTATGGCGTGCTGCCAGTGGCCGAAGACGGCGACACGCTGCTGCTGGCCAGCGAAAGCCCGGTGAGCCAGGTGTCGCTGGGGGTAATCAGCCGCCACCTGAAGCGCCCGGTCAGCGCCCGCCTGGCGCCCCAGGGCCGGGTGACCCTGGGCCTGCGCTACCACTACCCAAGCCCTTGGCAGAAGCCGGAAACCCGCGAGATGCTGGCCATCCTCGCACGCCACCAGGATGACGAAGCGCTGCTGGAGCGGGTCAGCCACCACCAGGTAATGCTCGGCGCGCTGCTGCAGGTGCGCGGCATGGTCCCGGTCACCCTGTTCAACCAGGCGCTGATCGACTTCGACCCGGAACACCAGAGCCTCGGCGAGCACCTGATCGCCCGCGGCATCATCACCGAGCAGGTGCTGCAGCAGGCCCTGACCGAACAGGCCAGCGAACAGCAGGCCGCCTTTGACCTGACCCGGGAGGTGGCATGA